A region from the Leptospira venezuelensis genome encodes:
- a CDS encoding apolipoprotein N-acyltransferase → MDSFLHRFREFQKTLFFDFFCFLWMGAFAFLAFAPFYLSHLVWIAPFGLFWITHKYSGRYWRLVGYGFLFGVFFYAIAFHWIHHMAMVFGNFPWPLAFIILLAAGVLFGAKFPIFLVSYSFLSRRAGKHSVWVAGVCGMAADMIGYQLFPWYWGNLAAGNIILAQTVEITGVYGLSFLVFVISYTLFETNLLHLPEILKSKDKRSHFIKFWTLPFSLLLLFVVVGSTLYLKWKNVTPTKTLEVLVVQPDAPMSIRDERGRSPREVIEDLMGRMDKMVENAVQRAGKNPDLIVLPEAGIPYFSANRELLKIKMGDRIYWPRFDSLMVSFANRYKATVFFNEIDAAYKTKSSGREYLRYFNNNVVYDPNGVRRQAYQKQYLVMFGETMPFEFMYDLSPQTGRFDPGESFDLLHYYSDIPKENPQTVLPVTWEKTEGIDAEFVRNYYSPTHTELKDEGLFLPLICYEVIVPEFVRKFKDSGNPQFIANLTNDKWYGTTTESDQHFELGRLRAIEWRRWLVRSTNSGISGYVDHLGNFIEGKSTSLMKAETSWQQIQVIDSPPGFYILYGNLIPWIMIVLTAIYYGNLLLRSKKSTV, encoded by the coding sequence ATGGATTCTTTTTTACATCGTTTTAGAGAGTTTCAAAAAACACTGTTTTTCGACTTCTTCTGTTTTCTCTGGATGGGGGCATTTGCATTCTTAGCCTTTGCTCCTTTTTATCTCAGCCATTTAGTTTGGATCGCACCTTTCGGTCTGTTTTGGATCACTCATAAATATTCCGGAAGATATTGGAGACTAGTAGGATACGGTTTCCTATTTGGGGTATTCTTCTACGCGATAGCATTTCATTGGATCCATCATATGGCGATGGTCTTTGGGAATTTTCCTTGGCCTCTCGCATTTATCATTCTTCTCGCAGCAGGTGTTTTGTTCGGGGCCAAATTCCCTATCTTCTTAGTCTCTTATTCTTTTCTTTCTAGAAGGGCAGGTAAACATAGTGTTTGGGTAGCTGGGGTCTGCGGAATGGCCGCCGACATGATTGGTTACCAATTATTCCCTTGGTACTGGGGAAACCTTGCGGCGGGAAATATCATACTCGCTCAAACAGTGGAGATCACTGGAGTTTACGGACTTTCCTTCTTAGTATTCGTAATCTCTTACACACTCTTTGAAACAAATCTCTTACATCTTCCTGAGATCTTAAAATCCAAAGATAAAAGATCTCATTTTATAAAATTCTGGACCTTACCTTTTTCGCTACTTCTTCTTTTTGTGGTCGTTGGTTCCACTTTGTATTTGAAATGGAAGAATGTAACTCCAACTAAAACTCTCGAAGTTTTAGTGGTCCAACCGGATGCTCCTATGAGTATTCGAGACGAGCGGGGCAGATCTCCTAGAGAAGTAATCGAAGATCTGATGGGTAGAATGGACAAGATGGTTGAGAATGCTGTCCAAAGAGCTGGTAAAAATCCGGACTTGATCGTTCTACCGGAAGCAGGGATCCCATATTTTTCGGCGAACCGTGAATTGCTTAAGATAAAGATGGGAGATCGTATCTATTGGCCTAGGTTTGATTCCTTAATGGTTTCTTTTGCGAACAGATACAAGGCTACAGTATTCTTTAATGAAATAGATGCTGCCTATAAGACTAAAAGTTCCGGAAGAGAATATCTCAGATACTTTAATAATAATGTAGTGTATGACCCGAATGGAGTAAGAAGGCAAGCTTATCAAAAACAATATTTAGTAATGTTTGGAGAGACAATGCCTTTTGAGTTTATGTATGATCTTAGTCCTCAGACTGGAAGGTTCGATCCGGGTGAATCTTTTGATCTTCTGCATTATTATTCTGATATTCCTAAAGAAAATCCTCAGACTGTTTTACCTGTTACTTGGGAAAAAACAGAAGGGATAGATGCTGAATTTGTAAGAAATTATTATTCTCCAACTCATACAGAATTGAAAGACGAAGGTTTATTCCTTCCTTTGATCTGTTACGAAGTAATCGTTCCTGAGTTTGTAAGAAAGTTCAAAGACTCTGGAAATCCTCAGTTTATTGCAAATCTTACCAACGACAAATGGTATGGAACCACTACTGAAAGTGACCAACATTTTGAGTTAGGAAGATTGAGAGCGATAGAATGGAGAAGATGGTTAGTTCGTTCTACTAACTCCGGGATCTCAGGTTATGTGGATCATTTGGGAAATTTTATAGAAGGTAAATCCACTTCTTTAATGAAAGCGGAAACTAGTTGGCAACAAATCCAAGTGATCGATTCCCCTCCTGGTTTTTATATTCTCTATGGGAATCTGATTCCTTGGATAATGATCGTTCTAACTGCGATATATTACGGAAATCTGTTGCTTCGTAGTAAAAAATCTACTGTCTAA
- the murA gene encoding UDP-N-acetylglucosamine 1-carboxyvinyltransferase, producing the protein MSSPYFKIIGKNPLHGTVMPQGNKNEALPILGAVCLVPGEVIIENIPQISDVLMLMDVLRHLGMEVEDKGEGTFLFRNNGNLKSDLPAELCSKIRGAVTLAGPILAKTGRVFLPRPGGDKIGRRRMDTHLLALQALGVQIAVFPDGYEIKGDRLRGIDLLMDEASVTATENAVMAAVLSEGVTILRHAASEPHVQRLCKFLVSAGAKISGIGSNILTIEGVSSLKTPEKPHRIGSDYLEIGSFISLAAVTGGEIFIGDVDLEDIRMIRMVYSRLGIEVRPQDGGILVPSDQKMEIIPDYHGATPKIDDSPWPGFPADMTSVALVTATQCKGTVLIHEKMFESRLFFVDNIISMGAQIILCDPHRAIVIGPNRLYGQKVASPDIRAGMAMIIAALCAEGTSSIHNIVQIDRGFQDIDTRLRSLGAHIERIGEE; encoded by the coding sequence ATGAGCTCTCCATATTTCAAAATTATCGGTAAAAATCCTCTTCACGGAACTGTAATGCCCCAAGGGAATAAAAACGAGGCCTTACCTATTTTAGGCGCTGTCTGTTTAGTTCCAGGTGAAGTTATTATCGAAAATATTCCCCAGATCTCTGACGTACTCATGCTCATGGACGTTTTACGCCATTTAGGAATGGAAGTAGAAGATAAGGGAGAAGGTACGTTTTTATTTCGTAATAATGGAAACCTAAAATCGGATCTTCCTGCAGAACTATGTTCCAAGATCAGAGGAGCTGTCACACTAGCAGGTCCCATTCTGGCCAAAACAGGAAGAGTATTTTTACCAAGACCTGGCGGAGATAAGATCGGGCGTAGAAGAATGGATACTCATCTTCTTGCGCTACAAGCACTTGGCGTTCAGATAGCAGTATTTCCAGACGGCTACGAGATCAAAGGGGATAGACTGAGAGGCATAGACCTTCTCATGGATGAGGCTTCTGTTACTGCCACCGAAAACGCAGTAATGGCTGCTGTACTTTCTGAAGGTGTAACCATCTTACGTCATGCAGCTAGCGAACCACATGTACAAAGACTTTGTAAATTTTTGGTTTCTGCTGGTGCAAAAATTTCAGGGATAGGATCCAACATTCTTACTATTGAAGGTGTAAGCTCTTTAAAAACGCCTGAAAAACCTCATAGGATCGGATCCGATTATTTAGAGATCGGAAGTTTTATTAGCTTAGCTGCAGTCACAGGCGGAGAAATTTTTATCGGAGATGTGGACCTGGAAGATATCCGGATGATTCGCATGGTATATTCTCGCTTGGGGATAGAAGTTCGTCCTCAAGACGGGGGCATTTTAGTTCCTTCTGACCAAAAAATGGAAATCATTCCTGATTACCATGGAGCCACTCCTAAAATAGATGATTCTCCATGGCCTGGCTTTCCAGCAGATATGACTTCCGTTGCGTTAGTCACTGCTACACAATGCAAAGGAACCGTACTTATTCACGAAAAAATGTTCGAGTCTAGATTATTCTTCGTTGATAATATAATCTCGATGGGTGCTCAAATTATTCTCTGTGATCCGCATAGAGCGATCGTGATCGGACCAAATCGTCTATATGGACAAAAAGTAGCGAGTCCAGATATCAGAGCAGGAATGGCAATGATCATCGCAGCACTTTGCGCAGAAGGTACAAGCTCTATCCATAATATCGTGCAGATAGACAGAGGATTTCAAGACATAGATACTAGACTTAGATCTCTAGGCGCTCATATTGAGAGGATAGGTGAAGAATGA
- a CDS encoding 4Fe-4S dicluster domain-containing protein — protein MNRKDFFRKGLAKAFSVMEEGVNEISETWKTAVEEDKKAEPEKIPPKKTQIKVPKPKTVKSKFKGFRNLQFPPGADAKGKRFFSKCTACSDCIYACPYSVLFPVPDDKTGKHFPHMDVNLNACMLCKDYPCISACETGALLPYKENQSPKFGKAKGFFQHCINSRTGEKTCETCSITCPIPNVVQFKGNKPSFSNDCVGCGLCVSSCPTFPKAIQVQ, from the coding sequence ATGAACCGAAAAGACTTCTTCCGGAAAGGCTTAGCAAAAGCTTTTTCCGTAATGGAAGAAGGCGTTAATGAAATTTCGGAAACCTGGAAAACTGCTGTAGAGGAAGATAAAAAAGCAGAACCGGAAAAGATCCCGCCTAAAAAAACTCAGATCAAGGTCCCAAAACCTAAAACTGTAAAAAGTAAATTTAAAGGTTTTAGAAATTTACAATTTCCTCCGGGAGCAGATGCAAAAGGAAAACGATTCTTTTCTAAATGTACTGCGTGCAGTGATTGTATCTACGCTTGCCCTTATTCAGTTCTGTTTCCGGTTCCCGACGATAAGACCGGTAAACATTTTCCTCACATGGATGTGAATCTGAATGCATGTATGTTATGCAAAGATTATCCATGTATCTCTGCTTGTGAGACAGGTGCTCTTTTACCTTATAAAGAAAATCAGTCTCCTAAATTCGGAAAGGCGAAAGGTTTCTTCCAACATTGTATCAACTCCAGAACTGGGGAAAAAACCTGCGAGACCTGTTCTATCACTTGCCCAATTCCAAATGTGGTTCAGTTCAAAGGAAACAAACCCAGCTTTTCGAATGATTGTGTAGGTTGCGGATTATGTGTTTCTTCTTGTCCTACATTTCCTAAGGCAATCCAAGTACAATGA
- a CDS encoding SpoIID/LytB domain-containing protein yields the protein MSYLSKLSGLVFLLLFHNSLIADPIPNKIKIGILSKYHPDSVRITAKNSRIQYSGRNSLEKYKTILVRAEEDQIRIIDGAKNSKSEHILFSSGEYELEVPKDQNAKKYSGDLEITSSKGKLKLILTIPLEEYVLIGMISEFGDLFYPKNEKDPNPNWKQEYISASSAMIRSYALANLGRHSKEGHDLCDLTHCLQFSGKLKKENIIFSNSKKILLLDKNGKVLETFFHSTCGGNLSSPSVLWKNFKNPQYYRSGSDSQGGDIQCKNSPYFSWETFISIEELESALEARQITELRPKYSESRVSSLEYKDYSGKKNIQASEFLSKIGKTLGWNKTKSNDFKIETSARGFYFKGKGFGHGIGLCQYGAREMAFRGSKSEEILRFYFPGVELRQIP from the coding sequence ATGAGTTACCTTTCCAAACTTTCAGGTTTGGTGTTTTTACTTTTATTCCATAATTCTTTAATCGCAGATCCAATTCCAAATAAGATCAAGATCGGAATTTTATCTAAATATCACCCAGACTCAGTTCGGATTACCGCAAAAAATTCGAGGATCCAATATTCAGGTAGAAATAGTTTGGAAAAATATAAAACGATTTTGGTCAGAGCAGAAGAAGATCAAATTAGGATTATTGACGGAGCAAAAAATTCAAAATCTGAACATATCCTATTTTCAAGCGGAGAATACGAACTCGAAGTTCCAAAAGACCAAAATGCTAAAAAATATTCGGGAGATCTGGAAATCACATCTTCCAAAGGAAAACTAAAACTCATACTCACTATTCCATTAGAAGAATATGTGTTAATAGGAATGATCTCAGAATTCGGGGATCTATTTTATCCTAAGAATGAAAAGGATCCAAATCCAAACTGGAAACAAGAGTACATCTCTGCCTCATCAGCAATGATCCGTTCTTATGCATTAGCAAACCTAGGAAGACATTCGAAAGAAGGTCACGATCTTTGTGATCTGACTCATTGCCTTCAATTTTCAGGAAAATTAAAAAAGGAGAATATAATCTTCTCTAATTCTAAAAAAATTCTTCTGCTAGATAAAAATGGAAAAGTTTTAGAGACTTTTTTTCATTCTACATGCGGCGGAAATTTATCTTCTCCTTCTGTTCTTTGGAAAAATTTTAAAAACCCACAATATTATAGATCAGGATCCGATTCACAAGGCGGAGATATTCAATGCAAAAATTCTCCCTATTTCTCTTGGGAAACTTTTATCTCCATAGAAGAATTGGAATCCGCCTTGGAAGCAAGGCAGATCACCGAGTTAAGGCCAAAATATTCTGAATCCAGAGTAAGTTCCTTAGAATATAAAGATTACTCTGGAAAAAAGAATATCCAAGCCTCTGAATTCTTATCTAAAATCGGTAAAACATTGGGTTGGAATAAAACCAAGAGTAACGATTTCAAGATCGAAACAAGTGCCCGAGGATTTTACTTTAAAGGAAAAGGATTTGGACATGGGATTGGTCTTTGTCAATACGGTGCCAGAGAAATGGCTTTTAGAGGATCAAAATCCGAAGAGATACTTCGTTTTTATTTTCCAGGTGTAGAACTGAGGCAAATCCCTTGA